A single Argentina anserina chromosome 7, drPotAnse1.1, whole genome shotgun sequence DNA region contains:
- the LOC126802286 gene encoding extensin yields the protein MASQPARPWFRLSSMVRPAGPGPTPTPTPTPAPAPAPTPAPAPLVRPTLRPLARLPADEDTPPPQAARAPTSPPPPAPTPIPPAPSPPPAVTSTSTSVPSSPARGINSTPSAASPPATAIAVTSSASSSVPPSPGNKGALSSTSGVPSPRNRITTSLPNSPSSRAAAPPHTSPPKPTATANSVPPQTYSPPKPRTTTISPASSAREPSPNYNPSPRTVKPANNTPPQSPNRLKPTAPPPSPLTLPPSQLRSSTADQIDQRIPLEAEQKTVLLQKTIDQKPNSWFSTGGSKQDHDSQKPHHHPHHAKQEDKINRKKLSSDSEDAPGMRVITLAGENKGAYMELIRSPNKHPEQHGEYSHFLHKKGNHGKSGQTIGTHHSDKSSSSSSSSGEEGKPKMKDKSHRKGPKGGNSPQLPLSSFTNSNVQGINNSILYNSSCTHHDPGVHLALTRKPNGDGFDVKSHVNGRHN from the coding sequence CCCTGCACCACTGGTTCGACCTACATTGAGGCCACTAGCTCGTCTTCCTGCAGATGAAGACACTCCACCACCACAAGCAGCTCGAGCTCCAACTTCGCCACCACCACCAGCCCCAACTCCAATTCCCCCAGCACCATCACCACCTCCTGCTGTGACTAGCACTAGTACATCTGTCCCGTCGTCGCCAGCTCGTGGCATTAATTCTACTCCCTCTGCAGCATCCCCTCCAGCTACTGCAATTGCCGTCACATCTTCTGCTTCATCTTCAGTTCCACCATCTCCTGGAAACAAGGGAGCTTTATCCTCTACATCAGGAGTGCCATCTCCTAGAAACAGGATCACTACTTCACTGCCCAACTCTCCATCCTCCAGAGCAGCAGCACCACCACACACTTCTCCACCAAAACCCACAGCCACTGCAAATTCAGTGCCACCACAAACCTATTCTCCTCCTAAACCCAGAACCACAACCATTTCACCAGCCAGTTCTGCTCGGGAACCTAGTCCTAATTACAATCCATCTCCCAGAACCGTTAAGCCGGCAAATAACACCCCACCTCAGTCACCTAACAGGCTCAAACCTACTGCCCCGCCACCCTCTCCTCTCACCTTGCCACCATCTCAGTTAAGGTCCAGCACTGCAGATCAAATTGATCAAAGGATTCCATTAGAGGCTGAGCAGAAGACAGTGCTGCTCCAAAAGACCATTGATCAAAAGCCCAATTCCTGGTTCAGTACTGGTGGCTCAAAGCAGGATCATGACTCTCAAAAGCCTCACCATCATCCCCACCATGCGAAACAGGAAGACAAAATCAACCGGAAGAAGTTATCATCTGATTCTGAGGATGCTCCAGGCATGAGGGTTATAACTCTTGCAGGTGAAAACAAAGGGGCTTATATGGAACTCATTCGATCCCCAAATAAACATCCTGAGCAACATGGGGAGTACTCACATTTTCTTCACAAGAAAGGCAACCATGGTAAGTCAGGGCAGACAATTGGGACTCATCACTCAGATAAAAGctccagcagcagcagcagtagtGGTGAGGAAGGCAAGCCGAAAATGAAGGACAAAAGTCACCGCAAAGGACCCAAGGGAGGGAACTCGCCACAGCTACCTCTAAGTTCATTTACAAATAGTAATGTTCAAGGCATTAACAACTCCATTCTCTACAACAGTTCCTGCACTCACCATGACCCTGGAGTGCACCTTGCTCTCACGAGGAAGCCCAATGGGGATGGATTCGATGTCAAGAGCCATGTCAATGGTCGCCATAATTAA